AACCCATGCCGTCGACCGCCTTCACCTTGCCTTGTTGGGCAAAGAAAGGGATCAGGGGCGCGGTCTGCCCATAGTAGACTTCCAGGCGCTTGCGAATGACGTCTTCTGTGTCATCCGGGCGACCTTCCTCCTCAGCGCGCTTTACCAGCCGCTGAACCAGTTCTTCGTCGTTCACCTTCAGCTCGATCACGGAATCAACCTGGGTTCCGCGATCCAGCAGAAGCTGATCGAGTGCCTGTGCCTGGGCCACGGTGCGCGGGAAACCGTCGAAGATGGCACCGCCGGCAGCCTTTGCTTCCGGCAGGCGTTCCTCGATCAGCTCGATCACGATCGCGTCGGAGACCAGATTTCCCCCGTCCATGATCGCGGCCACGCGCCGGCCCAGTTCTGTTCCCGCCGCACGGGCGTGACGCAACATGTCTCCAGTGGAGAGTTGCACCCATCCGCGCTCGGCTACGAGACGCTTGGACTGGGTGCCCTTGCCGCAGCCAGGCGGTCCGAACAGGACAATATTCATCGTTTGCGTCCCCGCAGCTTCGACTTCTTGATCAGGCCTTCATACTGGTGTGCCAGCAGATGGGACTGGATCTGGGAAACCGTGTCCATGGTCACCGAAACCACGATGAGCAGGGATGTACCGCCGAGAGCCGTATTCGGATTCATCATCATCGGCACCATACAGATCAGCACCAGGTAGAGGGCACCGATGAAGGTCAGGCGAGACATGACGAAGTCGATATATTCCGCGGTCCGCTTGCCCGGGCGGATGCCCGGCAGGAAACCGCCATACTTCCGCAGGTTCTCGGCCATGTCGTCCGGATTGGAGACGACCGAGGTGTAGAAGAAGCAGAAAAAGATGATCATTGCCGCATAGGCCATCATGAACCAGGGCGATCCCGGTCCGAGAATGGCGACCGCGCTTTGCAGCCAGCCCGGGCCCGACTGGGCCTGGAAACTCGCAGCAGTCGCCGGCAAGAGCAGCAAGGATGAGGCGAAAATCGGCGGGATCACACCGGCCGTGTTCAGCTTGAGCGGCAGGAAGGAGGTATCACCACCCACCATGCGATTGCCCTGCTGACGCTTGGGGTACTGGACGAGCAGACGACGCTGCGAGCGCTCGACAAACACCACCAGAAGCAATCCGACCAGGATCAGCACACCACCGACAACCAGAACGGTACCGTCACCGGTCGAGGAGGCTTGCGACAAGGCGCCACCGATGACGCCCGGAACCGCCGAAATAATGCCGGCGAAAATGATCAGCGAGACACCATTACCAACGCCGCGAGCGGTGATCTGCTCACCCAGCCACAACAACAGCATGGTGGCACCGACAAGGGTGATCACGGTCGAGGCAAGGAAGAAGGGTCCCGGATTGAGAGCCAGCGCCACGCCTTCACTGTTCGGCGTATTCATGCCGATGGCGATGGCGAAGGCCTGACCGGTTGCCAGGAGCACGGTCAGATAACGGGTATACTGGTTGATCTGCTGACGGCCCTGCTCGCCCCCTTCCTTCTTCAGCTTTTCAAGGCTGGGAATGGTGGCAGACATCAACTGCATGATGATCGAGGCCGAGATGTACGGCATCACGTTGAGCACGAAGATCGCCATGCGCTCGACAGCACCGCCGCCGAGCATGTTGAACATCGACAGGATACCCTGACCTTCTCCGCCAAGATTGCGGAAAAGCTCAGCATATTGAACCGGATTGATGCCCGGGATCGGCACGAAAGTACCGATCCGGTACACGATCAGGATCCCGATCGTGAACAGAATACGCTGATGCAGTTCCTTCGCTTTCGCGAAGGAACTGAAATTCATGTTCTGGGCAAGCTGTTCGGCAGCAGAAGCCATGAAGACGTCCTTACGAGGTCAGCAAAAAGTCGCTTATTCCGCGGCGTCGTCGGCCACGGCGGTGAGGGTCACCTTGCCACCAGCCTTCTCGACAGCGGCAATCGCGGCCTTGGAAGCACCGGCAAGGGTGATCTCTACTTTGGACTTCAGCTCGCCCTTCGCAAGGAGGCGGACGCCGTCCAGGGCGCGGCGGACCAGGCCCGCTGCGATCAGGACGTCGGCATCAATCGGCTTTTTCGCGTCGATCTTGCCTTCGGCAATGGCCTTCTCAAGACGGCCGAGATTCACTTCTGCCCAGGCCTTGCGGTTCGGCTTGTTGAAGCCCCGCTTCGGCAAACGCATGTGAAGCGGCATCTGCCCGCCTTCGAAACCCTTGATGGCCACACCCGAGCGGGATTTCTGGCCCTTGACGCCACGACCACCGGTCTTGCCCTTGCCGGAACCGATACCACGGCCGACGCGGGTGCGGATCTTGGTCGCACCGTCATTGTCACGCAATTCATTGAGACGCATG
The window above is part of the Maricaulis maris MCS10 genome. Proteins encoded here:
- a CDS encoding adenylate kinase translates to MNIVLFGPPGCGKGTQSKRLVAERGWVQLSTGDMLRHARAAGTELGRRVAAIMDGGNLVSDAIVIELIEERLPEAKAAGGAIFDGFPRTVAQAQALDQLLLDRGTQVDSVIELKVNDEELVQRLVKRAEEEGRPDDTEDVIRKRLEVYYGQTAPLIPFFAQQGKVKAVDGMGSMDEVAAGIAAALEEK
- the secY gene encoding preprotein translocase subunit SecY; amino-acid sequence: MASAAEQLAQNMNFSSFAKAKELHQRILFTIGILIVYRIGTFVPIPGINPVQYAELFRNLGGEGQGILSMFNMLGGGAVERMAIFVLNVMPYISASIIMQLMSATIPSLEKLKKEGGEQGRQQINQYTRYLTVLLATGQAFAIAIGMNTPNSEGVALALNPGPFFLASTVITLVGATMLLLWLGEQITARGVGNGVSLIIFAGIISAVPGVIGGALSQASSTGDGTVLVVGGVLILVGLLLVVFVERSQRRLLVQYPKRQQGNRMVGGDTSFLPLKLNTAGVIPPIFASSLLLLPATAASFQAQSGPGWLQSAVAILGPGSPWFMMAYAAMIIFFCFFYTSVVSNPDDMAENLRKYGGFLPGIRPGKRTAEYIDFVMSRLTFIGALYLVLICMVPMMMNPNTALGGTSLLIVVSVTMDTVSQIQSHLLAHQYEGLIKKSKLRGRKR
- the rplO gene encoding 50S ribosomal protein L15: MRLNELRDNDGATKIRTRVGRGIGSGKGKTGGRGVKGQKSRSGVAIKGFEGGQMPLHMRLPKRGFNKPNRKAWAEVNLGRLEKAIAEGKIDAKKPIDADVLIAAGLVRRALDGVRLLAKGELKSKVEITLAGASKAAIAAVEKAGGKVTLTAVADDAAE